The Peromyscus maniculatus bairdii isolate BWxNUB_F1_BW_parent chromosome 3, HU_Pman_BW_mat_3.1, whole genome shotgun sequence genome segment AGTGTTTCACAACACCTGGGTTTGGTTATGTAATCCAGTACGGACTTGTGACCCACAGTTTAGGAAGCTGTGTGCTTGATAatatcaaaaaacagagacaataGGGGGGaagtaaaggaaaaattaaagcaCTAACAGGAAAGGGCTATGCTTCTGAAATATCATCAGAATCAGAGGCAACCTTCTGCTGCCCAGACGGGTAAGGACCAGTCCACGGGGACTGTGCTGGGAACAAAGGTTTCTCAAGGACCTTGGTAATTGGGTGAGATTGATAACTACAACAGAAGCCACGACATTAATAATAAAGGGATCAGtgacacaaacaaatatatttacaAGTCACTGACTCAAGTTGAGGTCTGCGAAGACCCAGATGTATCACcgctttcaaatttatttatggATCCATGTCCTAATGTGATAAACAGTTGGCTTGTAAACTAAAGCTACTGAGAACTACCACATAGAACTCCGGCTGTTTTTCCTCGTATTCACTATGTGAGAGATGTCAGCAAGGCCACTGGTCCAGGACAACTCCTTACTCATCTGATGAATGGATGAGTGTGTCAAAGGATGAGCAGCCCACGGCTAACTCTTAATAAACAACAGCTCAGTCCCCTGTGGACAAACTTGGTGAGAACACCAAAGTTCTACCACAGGGCCAGCAATGTCCCTCTTTAAGAccaatgtggccacactgtgCAGGCAAGTGCTGCCCAAGGCTCCAGAAGGGAGATTGAAACCCTAGACTTTCAGTTGAGCCCACAATGAACTCCGAGAGGAGCCTCTGAGACCTCATCGCCACCCACCCTGCCTGAAAGCCCCAAGGGGCATAGAAAGActgtcttccctttctccccccccccccttcctgtgTTAGCTgtggtcactattgctgtgatgaaacaccatgaccaaaagcaaattgcgGGGGTGGGGATGTGTTGCAGGGGTGTTATTTCTCTCACAGTTCCatatcatcaaaagcagtgagggaaggaactcatgcagggcaggaacctggaggcaggagctgatgcagaggccatggaggggtgctgcctactggcctgctcctcacagcttgctcagccagctttcttatagaacccaggaccacctgcccagggctggcaccacctgcagtgggctgggctctcccccatcagacactgattaagaaaatgctctagagCTGGATCtcttggcgggggtggggtggggggagtgttggggttttgggggggttttcaagacaaggtttctctgtgtaacagccttggctgtcgtggaactctcTTtgcagaccaaactggcctcgaactcacagagatccacctgcttctgcttcctgattaaggtctgtgccaccatgccctgctagagctgggtcttatggaggcattttcccagttgaggttcactcctttcagatgactctagcttgtgtcaagttgacacaaaactagccaggataCCCTTCCTTCAGACAGACCCTCCATCTGTCTCTCCATGGGCTCTATTCCTTGCTTTTTTGTCTGTGTGGCACTGACCGAAACAAGTTATAGAAAGACACACTTATTTTGGGTCTCTGTCCAACAGACCTGGAAGAGCAGTTCGGATGATGTCAACAGCAACATGTGTTATAGACTGTGCACATGGCAACTGCCCAGACAGCAGAGAGAGGACAATTCCAGAGcttcctggctttctccttttcctttttgtttcatcTGGAGGCTGCCCATCAGATAATGACACCACATCTGGGATGGGTCTTTTCCTCTCCGTTAGCCCTCCAGATATGCCCCCATAGACTAACTACAATGAGCCTCAGTGTCTCAGGTGCCTATGAATGCAATCAAATTGACAATGAACCATCATTGCGACCAAAAAGCACctgggaggaagggcttatttggcttccACTTTCACACCAGCCCACCTTTgaggaagtcagagcaagaactcaaagcaggcgcccggaggcaggaactaacACAGAAACAACAGAGGAACACCACTCGTTGGCTCTCCCCCAGGCTCTGCTCAGCCACCATTCCATGTGATGGGCAAAGAAACTCTGTTTTATGCCAAGCATCAACTTGGTGCCCACCAGCTgcttgtctctgactccagtccctggaaGATAAGTCCCTAGCAACCCTGACTCAGTGACCCCTACCCAAAAATGTACAGCCGTGACATTCTATCTACTTGTTATGACTCACTGCATTTTTTGCTTCTGTGACTTGCTTATGCAAACACCCGAAGATGTTTTGAAGTTGCCTTACCCTCTTAATTTAGCAGAACAGACCAGTTTTTGCTTCCTTGCTTGCATAGATATTGAaggttttcttgtggttttcatctttaagaaaaatccttccctggctgggcggtggtggcgaacacctttgatcccagcactcgggaggcagaggcaggcggatctctgtgagttcaaggccagcttggtctataaagcaagatccgggacagacaccaaaactacactgagaaaccctgtcttgaaaaacaaaacaaaacaaaataataataatataaataaataaataaataaataaataaataaataaataaataaataaatagaagaaaactcCTTTCCCATCGATACCCCTCCTTCATGACAATCTCAAATTTGGCTCAGAGATtgtttgtcctggtggcagctaatCAGTAaatcttttaattataatttgaTTGAATTTATGGTCTTTTCCCAGGGATCACAAACTCCATAACACCTAGACATCCTATACCTCCCCTGATCACTTGGGCAGGAATGACACCCCccccagtgggctgagccctcctacaccaacaattaaccaagaaaatgcctcaaagacttgcctacagagcaatctgatgaaggcattttctcagttgagatttccCTTTAcccagatgaccctagtttacgtcaagtttacaaaaaaaaaaaaaaaaaaaaaaaaaaaaaaaaagctaatcaTCACAGCAACCATGGCACAGATACTCCATCTTCCTCCAGACAGGCTCTATCCTCCTGCTCTAACTAGCACCTTTCCCTCATATTCCTTCAGGTCATCCTCTTGGGATCCCATAGGATTCTACAGCACCCACTCTCATCCCTCGACATCATTGGTGAAAACACCGCAGCTGTATCTTCCCTGTATTCACAAATTgtgtaagtcaaacaggagctggTCATTGCTAATGGTGACAGCAGTAACCCTGTGGACTCATAACTCTGGGAATGTATTCAGCATGGGTCAGCCTTTGCTCTAAGCTCTATGTGCCTATTACCTCACCTAATCTTCATTCACCCTATGAAGCCAGCAGTATTTTCACACTCATTTTACAAACTCTcttctggggggcggggggggggtgttcaagacagggtttctctgtgtagttttggtgcctgtcctggatctcactctatagaccaggctggccttgaactcacaaagatccgcctagctctgcctctcaagtgctgggattaaaggcgtgcgccaccgccacctggctcaTTTTACAAACTCTTAACTTCAGAAATCACCCTTCTTAGGATGTGACCTTCAGGCTCTGCTCCTGAAAATATAAGATGCTATGTATTCAAAGATATTTATTATAGTGTCACTTCTAACGTACAAATGTTGGGAATAACTAGTCAGGTGCAATGCTGTGGGCCTGGAGTCCTAGCTACTCCAGAGACTCAGCTAGGGAGTGTTTGAgcccaagagttcaaggtcagcctgggccactgacttagatactgtctcaaaagaagaaagaaaaaagatatatagacAAACAGTATCGAGTGCCTTCCCTtgggtacacatgcatgcatgcatagaaATGCAAGATGTATGGAAGTTATGCTATGTGTGGAGTTTATAGCTAGGGTGAGTTCTGCTGTGCACCCCAAAACAAAATGCTGGGGCTtcagtgtctttcttttctttcctttctttcttttccttccttcctttcttttccttccttccttcctttctttcttactttctctctgtctctgtctctctgtctctctgtctctctctttctttttttttttttttttttttttcaagacaggagtttctctgtgtgtccctggctgtcctggaactcgctttgaatGCGAAGTTCTGCCTGGGCTTCAGTTTTCAGACTCTGTTAGTGTCTGTGACTGCTGCCCTCCGACCAGCAGAGGGCACCGTCCTCCCATCCCAACTTTTCCGTCTCGCAGAAGCGCTCGTCCAGAAGTTCCGCCCCCGGCGGAAGTCGTGCCGCTGGGCATCCCGGAAGTTAGCCGTATCTGCAGGCATGGGTGCCGCGGGCCGGGGTGGAGCGCACCGGCGCATGGCTCGCCCGAAGCGTAACGGCGGCTGCCGTGGTCCGGGCGGCGGGGAGGGGGCCCTGAAGCGGCTGCGGCTGGCCGTGGAGGACTTCGTGCGAGCTACCTCCGAGAGCGAGACCCTCGAAGGCCGCGAGGGCCAGGGCGCCGTGGCGCGCTCCGGGCCCAGCGGGCGAAAGAGCCGCAAGGAGCTTCGTAAGGAGAAGCGACACCTGAGGAAAGCGCGGCGCCTGCAGAGGACGGTGGGCTCTGGGTCCGGGGACCAAGAGGCTAGTGTCGGCCTTACCGGAGGCCGGGAGCCTCCGCCGCCCTCCGAGACGCGACCGACCCCAGACTCGGCCACAGCGCACCCCGGCAAGGCCAAGGCTTCCTCCACTAACACTAAGGCCACGGCGACCCAGGCTAAGGCTAAGACGTCCTCTCCCAAGGCCACGGCGATCTCAACTAAGACCAAGGCTCAACGTGCCCCTGGAAAACCCGCCACCGCCTCCGCctctgccaccgccgccgcccggaAACGGGCTCTTCTAGCGGCCAACGAGGAGGAGGACCGAGAGATCCGAAAGCTGGAGCGATGCCTCGGCCTGAACAAGCGCAAGAAGAAGGGCGACGGCAGCTCGGTGCCGCTCAGCTTCGCGCGCGACGGGCTGGATTACATTCTGGGGGCCCTGGAATGTGGGAGAGGCGGCGGCCTGTACGAAAgcagcgaggaggaggaggaagaaaaggtggAGGCTGGACAGACACTTTTGGAGAGTGACCTAGAGGACAGTTCCGAGGCAAGTGAGGAGGACTCGGACTCGCAAGCGGAACAGGAGGATGTAAACTCGCAAAGGGAGAAAGCAGCAGAAGTTGAGACGCTAAAGAGTAAAGGGAATAAGAGAGTCCGTTTTGCAGAGGCGGTAGAAAAGAGCGAAAGTTCTTCGGAAGATGACGCTGAACATCAGGTATGACACCAACAACCTCTGGGCTGTCATTCCAaagggggtgagggagaggggCAGGTACAGAACAGTACTGGCGGTGACACACAAGGGCAGCCACGGCCTGCTGAAGGGAAGGCCGACCCAGGCCGTTGCAGGCATTCACTCAGTAGAACTTCACTTTGTCAAACAACCGTGGCCTGTAGTGATAGCTGCTCCGAATCCTCATGAGGTTAGGATTTAGAGGAAATAACGTGGAAGAATACTAAATTTGTCCACTCTAACTTTTTTGCAATTTTATTCCTATCTTCAAGGAAAGTCACTGTGTTGAAAGTGGTGAAAAATACATCCCGCCTCGGTTGAGGGGCGAGGAGACAGTGGATGCCCACAAGAAGGAAGAGCTGGAAAGGCTGAAGAAGCAGGTTAAAGGCCTAATCAACAGGTAACCTgactgaattattattatttatttaactatagAAACCATCTAAAGAGCAAACAGTGGGGCTAGGACTAGACAGTGTTCTGGATCCTTGTTCTTGGTGTGAGATAACTGGACCTAACCTTGAAGAGGTGGGATGCTCCGCTTTTGATATTGCCCTTTCCACGTTTGAAGACCTCTCACCGGTCATTCTTAGAAGCAAGAAGGAACAGGGAGGGCAGGATTCTGTGTTGTCCCAGGAATGACCCAGATGAAGTCACCCCTCCCTGCAAAAGTGAATCCATCTGGTGGTGAACAGGGTCTCAGctaccattttttttgtttgtttgtttgtttttttattcttcattttaagAATAAGACATCAGAAGGTTCATTGGAAGCCACGTGGGTGGGAATTTGTCACCTTTCCCTGTTGGCTGTCTTGATTTAACAGATGAATCGGAGTCGCTTGTCTAAAGCCCTTCTCCACTTCTTCATGTCCCTACTCAGCCTCATTCAGGTCTCTCTTCCAAGCCCTCTAAAGATGACCGCTGTCCTGGCCTCTAGCCCCTCGTCTATGTTTGTcagtttcaaatatatatatgtccTTTGTTGCTTAACTTGTTATTATAGATCACTGGGAGTTGCAAAGACTGTAGGGAGGTCCTTAGAGGAATCACTCCCAGACTCTCCTACagttgagggggggggggactgggggTGTGGCTAAGTCGGTAGAGTCCCCatctaacatgcacaaagcctgaAGCCCTAGCTCACCAAACCACGTAAACCAAGCATGGTTGTACATGACTGTAatgctgtaatcccaggactctgtggGTACAtggaggaggatcagaagttcaagatcacccttggATGTGTAGGAAGTTTGAGACCAGTTTTggacacatgagaccctgtctcaaatgaaactGACACACAGCTTCCAAGTTTTTTCAGGTCTCATCCTTTTtatgagagagaggtggagactgATTCTGTGCAGTTTTGTCAAATGAAGATTTGGGTGACTGCCACCAATATCAAGATGCATGGCTGTTCTATCACTGAAGACTCTCGTGCCAGCCTTTGTCAcgcttcctcttccctcctctgtgctttttatttctttttcattaaaactCGTGCTGTTTCCATAATATCCTGTAATTCCACCATTACCTGTTGTTTTGACAGCAGGTTCATTATTAAGCACAGGTACACAGTGTATATAGGAAATATACACAAAACAGAATGTATCAGTAACACTTTGCTCACACTCCACTGCAGGTTGAGTGAGCCAAACATGGCATCTATAAGTGGGCAGCTGGAAGAGCTGTACATGGCCCACAGTAGGAAGCACATGACCGACACCCTGACCTCTGCCCTCATGGATGCCTGTGTCACCACCTCCGCTATGCCCAGCAGACTGATGATGGAGCATGTCCTCTTAGTCAGCATCCTTCACCACACGGTTGGAATAGAGGTACCACTGTGCCCTTTCTGCATACACTGACGGTGTCATGTGGAATAGTGTTCTAGCATGGAGTCGGGGAGTTTGAGAAGTTAAGGCATTGGGAAGctcaggacagaggagagagggccTAACTACCTCAAAAGCCCTGCTGTGCAAGATCTGCATTGACTGTCTCAGGAACTGTGCTTCTGTAGTGCGTCCCCCACCCCAAGGGCTATGCTTATTTTCATGTGTGAATGCCTGAGTCCATTTTCTTGCCATTACAAAGTGTAATGGACGCCCTGGACAGCTTTCCTGGTGCCCCATAATCACAGTAATTGACGCTATTCTATGGCTGTTGTGGTGCCTCCCCCACCCTGTACCACACTGGGACAGTTTAGCAGACTTAATCAAAGTGATTTGAGTGCAGACAGCATTTCAGTGagttattttaaaagtcatagaTATGACCACCACAGAACATCAGGAATTTACTTGATCTGAAAACCTGAAATTATTGGTCCCACTTCCCATTTAAACCTTTGCTAATAGCATGAAGGACAATGAGATGACTTGTTCAAGGGGAAGTCATTAGAGTACTTTAGCTAATGGCATCCACTAAAGCTTGTGCCAGATAGGCTGCGTTCTCAGGATGCTGGTTCCCATTAAACTGCACTGAGAAAAACCTCCCAGGCACTcatggaagaaaaagaatgttACAGCTGTTCTCAGCTACTCTGTGCCTTTTCTCAATCACTTAACATTCAGGCCTTTGCAGATTTATGCTAAAATTCACATACCAGAATCAGTGTTGGCAACATGAGTTTTTTTCCTATCTCTAAGTTATACTagtatgtttaattttaaacattaatattaacattaatagaatttaaattttaGCCTGTTACATAATTGCACCTATTTGTGTGCTGAAAACATACTTGAATTAGTGTCTCAGTGTTTCTTGCTCTCGGAAGCATCCTGACTCTGTTAACATTTTCCATGAGATAAGATGGTGGTGCTACTAGGAGAAGGTGTGCTTAGGTTTCTCTCCAGGGAATCAAGCCTCAGGCCTTTAGTTTGGGCCTCCAGAAATCAGTATTGCCAGTCTTTCTAGCTTCATGGTTTTGCAGTCTAGCAATCCTGTGTGTACTTGCCCATTACACTCTGGGCTGAATGTGGATCATCTGCTCTTATACGTCTACATGTCTTACCTTATATGAATTTTAGCATTAAATATGCACAGGTCCAACTGACAATAAAACAGATTTTGACTAGCAGACCACAACCTGCTCACCCTTGCCTAGTTCCTGGAGATCCAGACCAAATGCTGGGGCTCACAGCCAGTGATGCCTACCCTGCCAGTCTCTCCTCAGTCACTCTCATGAGCAGCCCTTTCTTTCCCGTCTGTCACAGCTGCCTTACTCATCTCCCagcttttaaagaaattttttttaagcatttatttatttattatgtatacagtattctgcccacacgtgtccttgcaggccagaagagggcaccagatcccattacagatggttgtgagccaccaagtgggtgctaggaattgaacccaggtcctctggaagagaggtcagtgctcttaaccactgagctatctctccagccagcccTAAAGAAATTTTTCTAGGGAGCCACAATGACATCTGGCTAAAACCCACTTTGTTGTTGATTCTAAAGAAATGGGAGTATTTTTACAGACAAGGTTTGTATGCTGAGGCAGGCACTCAGTACTGTGTTGATTATTAGAATCTTCTCATCAGTATGTGAAGCCTGGGTTCCTGGAATCTGCATTCTTAGTTACCAGCTCCCTGCTGGAGCCCTTACCCCACCTGCACTCATGTTGTGCTTTACAGGTGTTTGTGCAGTTTGACAGGCAGGTCCAGGATGACGTGATGACATTTCTTCATCTCCTTCAGGTTGGTGCTTGCTTCCTTGAGGCCGTGGTGAAGAAGTTTGATGATGTCTATAAAGATGGAGGTGAGGGGAAAGAACTGGACAACCTGTTTACCATGATTGCCCATTTGTACAACTTCCACGTGGTACAGTCTCTCCTCATCTTTGACATTTTGAAGAAGCTTGTTGGAACTTTTACGGAAAAAGACATTGAGCTGATCCTGCTGATGCTGAAAAATGTGGGCTTTGCATTGAGAAAAGATGATGCCTTGTCACTTAAGGAGCTGATCACAGAAGCCCAGGCCAAGGCCAGTGGGGCAGGCAGCAAGTTTCAGGACCAGAACAGGGTAGGAGTGCCACTCGCCCTGCTGAGTGCCCGTGAAGCACATAGAGTGACGGCGTCAATGAGTGTCTGGCTGAGCGCTCGTTCGCACCCTAATGCTCTTGTTCTCTTCTGCCTCTCCTAGCACTGTCCTTTGTCTTTAGCCCGCAAACTGACCTTGGTTTtgaggggtttgtttttgtttccttgcatttttgagataaagtctcactatgtagcccaggctggcctcaagctcatgatcctcctctgagtgctggggttataggtatgtaccaccatatgATGGTTGAATCTTGTTTCTTCATTAAGAACCCATACATATTTTATGATTATAACAGATTTGTTTGCCCTCTCAGAAGCTGTTTCCCAGGCCTCAGTGTCAGCCTGGGTCGGATGTGTGGCACTGTGTCTGAGCAGCAGAGACTTAGTCTTGCCAGCCAGTTTCCTCTATAACATGGGCTCACAGCGCCCACCCCATCTGAGGGCTTAGGACAGTACCCGAGAAAcccccaggaaggaaggagactgtGACCTGTCAAAGAGCACCAGTGTGGAAACCTGGGGGGTTGaccagaggagaggggagggccaGGAGCCAGGTTTTTTTCTTGGGTGGAGGAAGATCTGAGCAGATGGTTATTGGCAGATGGTCTTTGGGGGCCACTTTGACCCCACTGTAGAAAAGATGGGAGGTGGCCAGAGCGGGAATCTGGAAACAAAAGTagcgtgtgtgagtgtggtggcaGTGGATGTGGCCTTGGGAGTCAGAAGTAAGGGACTTGGAGGAGCAGGAACATGGGATGGGAATTCGGGGTCATCCTGAAGGATATACAGGAAGAGATCCGAGGAGATTATTCCCTTCTGGATATTCAACTTGGCATCTAGATTAAGTCTTGAAGAAGGATTTGCCAGAAAGGATTCTGGGTCACCCTCATACTAGGGCTAGGGTTGTGGGAGTGGAGGAGAGAAGTCCTCTGGATAGTGAACCACGTCTGTTTTAAAATACTCTGCTAAATGAGGTGTTAAAGGTATCACAGACCACCTCCAGGCTATCGGGGTTCTCATCAGTGGGGACCATGTGCTTCAGCCAAGATATGTCTGCCCATGGCATCCCCAGTAACTGTTAAATGATGAGTTTGGTTACCTCTCCTTTAAGGTGCGGTTCATGTTGGAGACAATGCTGGctctgaaaaacaatgacatgcgTAAAATCCCTGGCTATGATCCGGAGCCTGTAGAGAGACTAAGGAAGTTACAGAGGACTCTGGTGAGTGACACCCTATTCTGGTTTCTCCTGAGTCGCCATGCCATCATGGACCCATTGTGACTGTGGTCACACTATGT includes the following:
- the Nom1 gene encoding nucleolar MIF4G domain-containing protein 1; its protein translation is MGAAGRGGAHRRMARPKRNGGCRGPGGGEGALKRLRLAVEDFVRATSESETLEGREGQGAVARSGPSGRKSRKELRKEKRHLRKARRLQRTVGSGSGDQEASVGLTGGREPPPPSETRPTPDSATAHPGKAKASSTNTKATATQAKAKTSSPKATAISTKTKAQRAPGKPATASASATAAARKRALLAANEEEDREIRKLERCLGLNKRKKKGDGSSVPLSFARDGLDYILGALECGRGGGLYESSEEEEEEKVEAGQTLLESDLEDSSEASEEDSDSQAEQEDVNSQREKAAEVETLKSKGNKRVRFAEAVEKSESSSEDDAEHQESHCVESGEKYIPPRLRGEETVDAHKKEELERLKKQVKGLINRLSEPNMASISGQLEELYMAHSRKHMTDTLTSALMDACVTTSAMPSRLMMEHVLLVSILHHTVGIEVGACFLEAVVKKFDDVYKDGGEGKELDNLFTMIAHLYNFHVVQSLLIFDILKKLVGTFTEKDIELILLMLKNVGFALRKDDALSLKELITEAQAKASGAGSKFQDQNRVRFMLETMLALKNNDMRKIPGYDPEPVERLRKLQRTLVRNAGSGSETQLRISWDGILNAEQTGRWWIVGSAWSGTPMIDNSHQTLLQKPLAGTVSSKMLELARKQRMNTDVRRNIFCTIMTSEDFLDAFEKLLKLGLKDQQEREIVHILMDCCLQEKTYNPFYAFLASKFCSYERRFQMTFQFSIWDKFRDLENLPATKFSNLVHLVAHLLKTKSLPLSILKVVEFSELDKPRVHFLRRVLTELLMETEEDDLGLIFSRVSDNPKLGMLQEGLKLFISHFLLKHTQTLQNAEEASLLRERAGLASKSLQGKAILRM